Proteins co-encoded in one Halococcoides cellulosivorans genomic window:
- a CDS encoding GAP family protein, producing MVSVRAVGVAVVIVLFAAVAVGGALASPGHGNGAAVGVDTSDSLSPAETHAAQHPATENATVEIVFFHLPTCPHCANVEAYLDEQRSEYDFRVEKYNARDNSERFTEYLQEYDVPRDDWGAVPAVFVDDEYAIGDRPSIDLIESRLEAATEAPTETTDGVAGDASNAESDGDLEAVTLVGLAGMAATDAVNPCALAVLLVLLTTILTRNPEDHGRVLRAGLAFSIAVALTYAAMGALLVFGLKSVASVGSIDLPIVRRLFGVLAIGLGLLNLKDAISHGAGGFAMEVPERWRPAMQRRLTDPLWTRESAVVGSALAGVGVSLFLLPCTAGPYLVAGGLLANQAWPTAIALLVVYNLIFVAPMLAITVAVSGGFATADAVGTWRERHVEGLHLVAGLLLVAIGVALAVGLL from the coding sequence ATGGTATCGGTTCGCGCCGTCGGGGTGGCCGTCGTGATCGTGCTTTTCGCGGCCGTCGCTGTCGGCGGCGCACTGGCCTCTCCAGGCCACGGGAACGGGGCCGCGGTGGGTGTCGACACGAGCGACTCGCTTTCACCGGCCGAAACGCACGCGGCCCAGCACCCGGCGACCGAGAACGCGACCGTCGAGATCGTCTTCTTCCATCTGCCAACCTGTCCGCACTGTGCGAACGTCGAGGCGTATCTCGACGAACAGCGTAGCGAGTACGACTTTCGAGTCGAGAAGTACAACGCTCGGGACAACTCCGAACGGTTCACGGAGTATCTGCAGGAGTACGACGTTCCACGGGACGACTGGGGGGCCGTCCCGGCGGTCTTCGTCGACGACGAGTACGCCATCGGAGACCGACCGTCGATCGATCTGATCGAGTCCAGGTTGGAGGCGGCGACCGAGGCGCCCACGGAGACGACCGACGGGGTGGCCGGCGACGCCTCGAACGCCGAATCGGATGGCGATCTCGAAGCGGTGACGCTGGTCGGCCTCGCGGGGATGGCGGCGACCGACGCGGTCAACCCGTGTGCGCTCGCGGTGTTGCTCGTCTTGTTGACGACGATCCTGACGCGCAACCCCGAGGATCACGGCCGCGTCCTCCGGGCGGGCCTGGCATTTTCGATCGCGGTCGCACTCACTTACGCCGCGATGGGTGCCCTGCTGGTGTTCGGACTCAAATCCGTCGCCTCGGTCGGATCGATCGATCTGCCGATCGTCCGGCGACTGTTCGGCGTGCTCGCGATCGGCCTCGGCCTCCTGAATCTCAAGGACGCGATCAGCCACGGTGCTGGCGGGTTCGCGATGGAGGTGCCAGAGCGCTGGCGCCCCGCGATGCAGCGGCGACTCACGGACCCGCTGTGGACTCGGGAGAGCGCCGTCGTTGGGTCGGCGCTCGCGGGCGTCGGCGTGAGTCTGTTCTTGTTGCCCTGCACGGCGGGCCCGTATCTCGTCGCGGGCGGCCTGCTCGCAAACCAGGCCTGGCCGACGGCGATCGCCCTGCTCGTGGTCTACAACCTGATCTTCGTCGCGCCGATGCTCGCGATCACCGTCGCCGTGTCGGGTGGGTTCGCGACCGCCGACGCGGTCGGGACCTGGCGCGAGCGACACGTCGAGGGACTGCACCTCGTCGCGGGCCTGTTGCTCGTCGCGATCGGTGTGGCGCTCGCAGTCGGCCTGCTCTGA
- the tsaA gene encoding tRNA (N6-threonylcarbamoyladenosine(37)-N6)-methyltransferase TrmO, with the protein MTDESRFAPIGRIRTPYDSLEGMPIQPSIADDTPGTVDLDEDYAPALADLDGFSHCILLYQFHEADGYEPSVTPFLDEESRGLFATRAPTRPNPIGLSVVAIESVEGASIAVRGIDVLDGTPLLDVKPFVPDFDVPEAAETGWMAAVDEDDGRRYADDRFV; encoded by the coding sequence GTGACCGACGAATCGCGTTTCGCACCGATCGGTCGGATTCGGACGCCGTACGACTCCCTCGAAGGAATGCCGATCCAGCCCTCGATCGCTGACGACACGCCCGGGACCGTCGACCTCGACGAGGACTACGCCCCCGCGCTCGCCGATCTCGACGGCTTCTCGCATTGCATTTTGCTCTACCAGTTCCACGAGGCCGATGGGTACGAGCCAAGCGTCACCCCGTTTCTCGACGAGGAATCGCGGGGCCTGTTCGCGACGCGCGCGCCGACCCGCCCGAATCCGATCGGGCTCTCGGTGGTGGCGATCGAATCGGTCGAGGGCGCGAGCATCGCGGTTCGCGGGATCGACGTGCTCGACGGGACGCCGCTGCTCGACGTGAAACCGTTCGTGCCCGACTTCGACGTGCCCGAGGCGGCCGAGACTGGCTGGATGGCCGCGGTCGACGAGGACGACGGCC